GAACAACCCATTCTCGACCGGCGGATCCTCCCGTCCGGCACCGCGGCCGTCCAACATGCCGCGTCCGCAGGGTGGAAACGGCCGTCCGGGCCCGAAGCCGGGAGCACGCCAGGGTGGCCCTCGCCCGCAGGGTGGAAACGGCCGTCCGGGCCCGAAACCGGGAGCACGCCAGGGTGGCCCTCGCCCGCAGGGTGGACAGGGCCGCGGTAATAAGCCGAGCGGCAATCGTCCGACTCCGGCAATGATGCCTTCGCACCCGAACCCGGGGCAGATGCCTGCAAAGGCAAGCCGCGGTGGCGGTGGCGGTGGCTTCGGCGGCCGTGGTCGCGGCCCGGGTGGCCCGGGTGGCGGACCGCGCGGTGGTCGCGGCGGACGTCGCGGTGGAACTGCAGGTGCATTCGGGCGACCAGGAGGCGCCCCGCGTCGCGGACGTAAGTCGAAGCGTCAGAAGCGCAACGAGTACGAGGCAATGCAGGCACCATCCGTGGTAGGCGGCGTTAAGCTGCCCAACGGTAAGGGCACGACCATTCGCCTCGCACGTGGTGCATCCCTGTCTGACTTCGCTGAGAAGATTAACGCCGATGCAGCATCGCTGGTCCAGGCGTTGTTCAACCTCGGCGAAATGGTGACGGCAACTGCATCGGTCTCCGACGAGACCCTGCAGCTGCTCGGCGACGAGATGGATTACAAGGTCCAGGTCGTCTCGCCTGAGGATGAGGACCGCGAGCTCCTCGAGTCCTTCGACCTCCAGTTCGGTGAGGACGAGGGCGACGATGAGGACCTGGAGCAGCGCCCGCCAGTGGTAACTGTGATGGGTCACGTCGACCACGGTAAGACGCGCCTGTTGGACACGATTCGTAAGGCCAACGTCGGTGGCCACGAGTCCGGTGGTATTACCCAGCACATCGGTGCCTACCAGGTGCCGGTGGAGCTCGACGGTGAGAAGCGCAAGGTTACCTTCTTGGATACCCCGGGTCACGAGGCGTTTACCGCCATGCGTGCTCGTGGTGCCAAGTCGACCGATATCGCGATTCTGGTTGTTGCAGCTGATGACGGCGTCATGCCGCAGACGGTTGAGGCTATTAACCACGCCAAGGCCGCTGATGTGCCGATTGTCGTTGCAGTCAACAAGATTGATAAAGAAACTGCAGATCCGCAGAAAATTCGTGGTCAGCTGACTGAATACGGTCTCACTGACGAAGAGTGGGGCGGCGACACTATGTTCGTCGATATCTCCGCTAAGCAAGGTCTCAACATCGATCAGCTTCTCGAAGCAGTGCTGTTGACTGCCGATGCTTCGCTGGATCTGCGCGCCAATCCGGATATGGACGCTCAGGGTGTCGCCATTGAGGCTCACCTTGACCGTGGCCGTGGTCCGGTGGCAACCGTTATCGTTCAGCGCGGTACGTTGCGCGTCGGTGATTCCATCGTTGTCGGTGACGCATATGGTCGTGTTCGCCGCATGGTCGATGAGTACGGCAACGACGTCGATGAGGCCGGTCCTTCCCGTCCGGTTCAGGTGCTCGGCCTGACCTCCGTACCGGGTGCTGGTGACAACCTCCTGGTTGTTGACGAGGATCGTACGGCCCGCCAGATTGCAGACCGCCGCGACGCACGTCGTCGTAATGCGCTGCAAGCACGTCGTCGCAAGCGCGTCTCCCTGGAGAACCTGGACGAGATCCTGAAGGAGACCAACACCCTCAACCTGATCCTGAAGGGCGACAACGCCGGTACCGTCGAGGCACTGGAAGAAGCCCTGCTCAAGATCGAGGTCGACGACGAGGTCGCACTGAACATCATCGACCGTGGTGTCGGTGCTGTTACTCAGACCAACGTCACGCTGGCTGCTGCGTCTGACGCCGTCATCATCGGCTTCAACGTTCGCTCCGAGGGTAAGGCCACAGAGGTTGCCAACGCTGAGGGCGTTGACATCCGCTACTACACGGTGATTTACCGTGCTATCGAGGATGTTGAGGCTGCTCTGAAGGGCATGCTCAAGCCGGTCTACGAGGAGAAGGAGATTGGTCGTGCAGAGATTCGCGCCATCTTCAAGTCCTCCGCAGTTGGCCTCATCGCCGGCTGTATGGTCGAGTCCGGCAAGGTCCGCCGCAACGCGAAGGCTCGCCTGGTTCGTGACGGCAACGTCATTACGGATTCGGCGACTATCGAGTCGCTGAAGCGAGAGAAGGACGATGCTACCGAGGTCGCAGCCGGTTACGAGTGCGGTATGGTGCTGTCTTACCCGGACATCCAGGTGGACGACGTTATCGAGGTCTACGAGATGGTCGAGGTTCCGCGCACGTAGCAACGTAAGCTAAACACTGCGTGAACTTTGATAAGGCGCTCCCTTCGGGGAGCGCCTTTTTGCGTATCGTGTTCGTTATGGGCTTCAAAACTAATCTCTTTGCACTCTCAGATGAACTGCCGCGAACGAATATTTTGAATTATCCTCCTGCGAGCGCAGAGGAGACTCTTGCGCAATTGGACAAGATTTGGCCAGGGAAATTCGCCTTTGATTCCGAAGAAACCATTGAGGATGGTCATAATTGGTACTTCCACGCGGTAGCGTTTGGGCCAACGCTGCTTTTCGGGACCGACGACGTATACGACCTTATTGAGGACCCAGCGTTGGCGAACGATCCTCGCGAAAGTTGGTCACTGTGCATCAATAGTGTTGTCGATTTCTGCCACTATAAGACTCCTACCAGGGAATTAGAAGCAAGCTGCGAAGACTATGATTTTGACATGCAGCGGTTTTTCAGCTCTGGACGACTGTTGGATTTTGAGGTACCGTTCGCTAACGGTGAACACGTCGAGGTACTACATCCGACGGATGTGGCTGAATGGGAACAAACCCATGGCAGTGTGGCGCCCAAGGATAAAAATGGTGAGGTAAGTTACCTTTTCCATCCGCTGGAGCTAGGTAATGCTGCGGTTAAATGGATTTTCGGCATCGAGGGAGAAACACCATTGCAGGACAGTGTGATGGATTCACTGCCTGACTGCTCCCATGTTAATGGGTTACCGATGTACAACTTCGTGGAGCGCCGTTAAGAGCGTACGGGTAGGCTGCGTTTCAGCTGCGCAATTCCGTAGTAGCGACTCCCCATGCCGTCGATGACATCGATGGTGGTGGCAGTGTTGTCGTGATGATTAATGGGTTAATAACAAAGGGCGAGCGTGCGGCGAAGCAATTGACTGCACTCGGTAAACGGGTGCGGGCGAAGTCGCGAAACATGCGGTTCGAAGTTGAGTAGTGTTTTGCGTGTTAGTATTAGCAGTCCTTTGTATTGAACCGTTTTGCCGGATCCCAAATGGGTCTTTGTCAGCGAAGGGGCACTTCAAGCCCCACGCTAAATGGGGTCTAGCTACGAATCGTTACGCACAGGTAGAGATAGATAGGGAGTAGCCAAAAATGGCAGATCCAGCACGCGCGCGCAGGCTGTCCAAGCGTATTCAGGAGATTGTCGCCAGCGCAATTGAGCGTGAGATTAAGGACCGGCGGCTAGAGTTTGTGACTATCACCGACTGCCGCGTCACCGGCGATTTGCACGACGCCACAGTTTTCTACACTGTGCGCGGACGTACGCTCGACGAGGAACCGGACTACGAGTCGGCAGCAGCAGCGCTGGAAAAGGCGAAGGGGCAGCTGCGTTCCCTGGTCGGTCGTGGCACTGGTGTGCGCTACACACCGACGCTGGCTTTTGAGGTTGACACGGTGCCGGAGATTTCCGCGCACCTTGAGGAGCTGCTCGATAAGACTCGCGCGCGCGACGCGGAATTGGCTGAGCAGGCGAGAAACGCAAAGCCCGCAGGCGATGCCAACCCATACCGCGACGAGGAGTAAAACTCTCCACCGGCCACATCTATCGATGAAAGGGGCACCCACGTGACCACTTCTCCGCAGGCTCAGGAGCAGGCAGCTCACCAGCTTTCCCAGGCGATTAATCGCCGCATGTCCAAGCCGATTCAGCAGATGCAGGATATGCTTGCCGACGCCAAGAAGGTCGGCGTCATTGCCCATGTTCACCCCGATGCGGATGCGATTGGTGCTGCATCTGCGATGGTCATGGCACTTGTACAGCGTGGCATTTCGGCTGTAGCCAGCTACGGTGAGAGCGATTTGCCAGCCAAGTCGCTGTTGACCATCCCCGGATGGGAGCGATTTGTCGAGTACACGGACTTGGATGAAGACATTGACACGTGGGTGACTGTCGACTGCGCAAGCCCGGGGCGCCTCGGTGCGCTGGAAGATCGCGTGATGGCCTCCGACCGCGTTATCAATGTTGACCATCACGCGACCAACACTCGCTTTGGGTCCGTCAACATGGTTGACGAACGCGCAGAGTCCTCGACCATGGTGCTCCTGGACTTCTTTGGTGTCTGGGGTATCAAGCTGACCACGCCGATGGCTCATGCTCTCTATGCAGGGCTGTTGACGGACACCGCATCGTTCCAGTTCGGCCATTCCCGCATGCACACTGCAGCGGCGCGCCTGCTGGATAAGGGGCTCAATCCGCGCACGATTGGTGCACAGCTGCTGGAAGAACATCCGTTTGCCTACCTTCCATTCCTGGGCAAGGTGCTTTCCACCGCGACATTGGTGCCCGAGTGGGGCGACGGCGCTGGCCTAATCCACGTCGTCATTGAGCACGACCAGACCGCCGAAGTTGGCCACGATGAGATTGAATCGGTCGTGGACATTGTGCGTACGACTAATGCGGCCGACGTCTGTGCCGTGCTTAAGGAGTATGAGCCAAACCAGTGGGCCGTCTCGCTGCGTTCTCGCGAGCTTGTCGATGTCTCCCAGGTCGCCCTGGAAATTGGCGGCGGTGGCCACGAGCGTGCCGCCGGTCTGACTCGGGAGTGCAGCAAGGATGAGCTGCTGCAGGCCATCCTGGACACCAGCGATGTCGCAGCCCAGGCACGCCGAGGCACGAGCGAGGCCTAGGGGATTGTCGGACTCGCGAGAAGCTCAGGAGCGCACTGAGATTGAGCAAACTGGCATAGAGCAAACTGGCATAGAGCGAACCGGCATAGAGCGAACCGGGCACAGTGCGAAGTCAGATGTCAGCCTTCGCGCAATCGTTTCGCTGGCGCTGCCAGCGTTGGGTGTTCTTGCCGCGCCCGCACTCTATGTGCTGCTGGATACGGCTGTCATCGGTCGGCTTGGAGCTGTTCAGCTTGCGGCGCTTGCCGCTGGTTCGACGGTTTTTTCTGTGGTAACTACGCAGCTTACTTTCTTGGCTTACGGCACGACCGCCCGATCAGCGCGAGCCTTTGGCAGGGGCAACGTGGACGAGGCGGTTGAAGAGGGACTGCAAGCGACGTGGGTCGCCATCTTTGTGGGCCTTAGCCTCTTTGCCATCATCGTGGGGTTGGCACCAGTATTTACCGGTTGGTTAGCTCCTCATCCGGAGGTCGCTCATGATGCCGGGCAGTGGTTGCGAGTTGCTGCCTTCGCCATTCCGCTGACGTTGATTGCGCAGGCTGGAAATGGTTGGTTGCGCGGTATCCAAAACACCCGCGCGCCGCTGCTATTTGTGCTCTCAGGCCTTGTTCCGGCCGCCATTGTGATTGTGCCGCTGGTCCGCGCCTTCGGTCTCGAGGGCTCTGCGCTGGCCGTTCTCTTCGGCGAATTGATTACCGGCGGACTGTTCCTCCGCAGTCTTTTCAAAGAGTGCTCTAGCCGCAAGCTTTCCATGCGCCCGAATGGCGCCATTATCAAAAGCCAGCTGGTCCTCGGCCGCGATCTCATCGTTCGCTCCTTGTCCTTCCAGGTAGCGTTCCTCTCCGCCGCAGCGGTTGCTGGCCGCGTTGGGCCGACCACGCTCGGTGGGCACCAGGTCATGCTGCAACTGTGGAATCTGATTTCGTTGGTGCTCGACTCGCTAGCGATTGCTGCACAGACGCTCGTCGGTGCAGCGTTGGGCGGTAGCTCCACGGCCGTTGCCCGCTGGACTGGCAAGCGCGTGACGGTCTGGTCAAGCGTCATTGCCCTCGGCCTAGCGGCTGTTTTCGCAGTAGGTAATGCCAGCATCGTCCGCATTTTTACCGACGCAACAGGCGTGATTGACGCAGTCACCGCCGGACCATGGTGGATTCTTGTCGCAATGATTCCTATCGGCGGTGTCGTCTTCGCGCTCGATGGCGTGTTGCTCGGCGCCGGCGACGCAGCCTTCCTCCGTAACGCCACCGTTAGCGCGGTCCTGTGCGGATTCCTCCCACCGGTCTGGCTGGCGCAGGCATTTGGCTGGGGGCTGACCGGCGTGTGGTGCGGTCTCTTGGCCTTCATGATTCTGCGACTAATCTTTGTCGCTACCCGTTTCCGTGGAGAGAAATGGTACGGCATCAGCGCATGAGTGTGCTTGCCGACGTCCAGGAGTATCTGGCCAGGCATTTGCCCGCCGGTAGCCGGCTAGTTATTGACTCCAATGCCGAGCGTCCGTTTAGTGATGCGGAATTGCAGCAGCTCCGTAGCGCTGAGTTGAGGCTGTCTGATAGTGCAGCACCTGTTCGAATCCGTGATTTCACCCGAGGGCGCCTCGCTGCGCATGAGGCGGTGCAACGGCTAGGAGAGCCTGCCCCACATGGGATTGGCATGTCGACCACCGGAGCGCCGCTGTGGCCGCGAGGAGTCGTGGGGTCAATTAGCCATTGCGACGGGGCCGTGGCAGCCGTGTCCGCGAGCGCTGAACAGCTGCAGGGGATTGGCATCGATGTCGAGGTCGAGCAGACTCTAGAGTTAGGAATCATCGAGGCAGTCTTGCGCACTGACGAAGCACGCCTTGACCCGCTGGTGCAATTTAGCGCCAAGGAATCAATGTACAAACTCTGGGAGCCGATAGTCGGGCAGTGGCTAGACTTCGACGAAGTCTCCGTCCAACTGCGAAAGAAACGGATAGCAGCGCGAGGTTTTTCCCGAGGACTCACAGGCGGACCTTTACAGCTAACGTTTCACCGTGAGATTCCCGACGCCTTCTGCGGAGTAAAAGGCTTCTGGGCTCGCGGTGCAGGCATCGTTGCAACCGCGGTGTGGCTCGAGCAGTCTTAAAATCCTTGAGAGGTAGTCACAGCGTGGCCGGGCGCACCACGAAGACCGTCTTAGCCCGTTTGCCAGATTCTGTGAGCAGCGCCGGAACCTTTCCCGTTGGTGACACCGCCGCATAGACTCCAGGTTTTCCGATCGGCTCCAGCCACTTGCCCTGAGCCAAATCAGCCGCCTGCTGTTCAGTAATTTCGCGGGTATCAAAGCAACGCAGGCAGGCCTCGTCCAGACTCATCGGCAGCAAGGAAGCGGCGCGCTCCGGGACTGGGCGTCGCATCTCCGCAATTTCTGGATGGGCGGTGTCGAACTGCTCGGCCTTCGCCGTGAGCTCGTCGATAGTCAACGCCTCATCAATAGTGAAAACGCCGGCGGCAGTACGCCGCAGAGCAGTGAGATGACCACCGACTCTCAGTGCATCCCCCAAGTCACGAGCTAGGGCGCGGATGAAAGTGCCGGCAGAGCAGTCGACCTCCACGTCGATATCGATGCACTCCCCGGGGCGCGAAGGATCGGAGTCGTGGCGGATGTCCAGAACCTCATAGCGGGTGATCGTCACTGGGCGCGCAGGGATATCGACCTTCTCACCACGGCGGATGCGCTCGTAGGCGCGGACACCGTCAATCTTCACCGCTGATACCGCCGCGGGTTTTTGCATGATTGTGCCGGTGAACTTCGCAATTTCCGCTCGAACCATTTCATCAGTCACCGATGCCGCCGAGGATTCGGAGAGCAACTCGCCTTCGGCGTCGTCGGTAAGCGTGGCAGCGCCGAGTCGAATGGTGGCTTGGTAGGACTTCGTGTCGGCGTGGACATGTGGCAGGAAACGGGTGCCGCGGCCGATGCCGAGGACGAGCACACCGGTGGCCATTGGGTCGAGGGTACCGGAGTGGCCGACCTTCTTGGTGCGGAAGATGCGACGGAGTTTGCCCACTACATCGTGGCTTGTCCAGCCTTGGGGCTTGTCGACGATAACAATGCCGGAGTCTGCAATCGGATCGAAGTCGGTCATAGACGCAATCCTATGTTGCGCTATATGCGGTGTGTTAAACGGTGACCAGTTACACTGGCTCTTTGTGGAGATTTGGTATGGCTTGGACAATGCACCCGAAGACCTGGGGGACACGGTCGTAACCATCGGAGTGTTCGATGGTATTCATCTTGGGCATAAGCGCCTGATAGCTGCTGCGGTCAGTGACGCTCGCGCTCGTGGCGTGAAGTCGCTGTTGATGACTTTCGATCCCAATCCCGTAGCGCTGTTTGCCCCGGATAAGGTGCCGCCGGCACTGTCCACCGTGTCCCGTCGCGCCGAGCTGGCAGAAGCGGAGGGAATCGATGCCATGCTTGTCGTGCCTTTCGACAAGAACTTCTCCAGCATCCCCGCAGAAGACTTTGTACGCACCGTTGTCCGCGACAAGCTGAATGCACAGGCCGTCTTCGTTGGCCAGAACTTCACCTATGGGCAGAAGGCCGCAGGTACCGCCGAGACTATGCCGGAGCACGGCTGTAAGTGTGGGGTCGACGTCACCATCGTCGACCTTCTCGACGTCACTGCCGCGGACTCGACCGAACGTGTTTCGTCGACACGTATTCGCGGTTTGCTTGCCGACGGTGCGGTGTCCGCAGCCGCCTCGTGTCTCGGGTACTTCTACCGTGTCGATGGTGATGTTCTTCCAGGTCAGGGGCGTGGAGGAGCGCAGCTGGGCTTTCCGACCGCCAATATTGACTTCGCTGAGGGCCTGGCAATCCCGGCTGATGGTGTCTACGCGGCATGGTTCACGGTTCAGCCGACGGCAGCCCGCCCGGAGCCGGACCCGAAGGGCGATATCGAGTTTGGGGTGCGCTACCCAGCGGCCGTGTCGGTGGGCACTAATGTGACCTTTGGAGACACTGATCGAACGGTCGAGGCCTACGTGATTGACCGTCATGCGGACCTCTACGGCACCGCTGGGCAGGTTGAGTTTGTCGACCGGATTCGCGGCATGGAGAAGTTCGACTCGGTCGAGGAGCTCATTGACCGGATGAACCAGGACGTGGCAGACACCGAAGCCATTTTGGCTAAGACCGATTAGCTGTTAAAGTAAAACGTCGGCTGTGACTGCGGTCCACAAGCAGTTGCGAGGAACCAGTTGCCAGACGCTGTTTGGTTCCGGGAAAGCCGAGAATGTGGACTGAAAAAACGACCATAATTTGATTCAAGGAGTTAGATTTACATGGCTTTGAACACTGCAGAAAAGGCTGAGATTCTCAAGGAGTTCGGCCTGCACGAGACCGACACCGGTTCCCCGGAGGCTCAGGTTGCACTGCTGACCGCACGTATTCGTCAGCTGACCGAGCACCTGAAGTTCCACAAGCACGATCACCACTCCCGTCGTGGTCTGCTGCTGCTGGTCGGTCGCCGCAAGGGCCTGCTGCAGTACCTGCAGGACAACGACGTTGAGCGCTACCGTAAGCTGATCGAGCGCCTGGGTCTGCGTCGCTAAGGTTCTCCTTAAGGTCCTGTTTGTCAGAGCTTCATTGGTGTAAGTTGCTCTGTTAATTCAAGGCTTTTAAGCTTTTTAGACTCGCCGTTTGGGTTTCCATTGGATGGAAGCTCACGGCGGGTCTTTTTTTTTGATCACTTGTCGTTGTGGTATTCACTCATCGATGCGCTGTAGCGTGGCCACAAGTGAATACCTCATCGACAGGTGGAGGGGCTGATCGAAAGCGTGCGCATAAGTGCCGGGGCACCATCGATAAGACACGGTAATTCGTCGATAAGACACGGTAAACCATCGATGAGTCAAGAAAAGTCATCGATAAGTGCCCCCCGCCCCGCAAACTCCTAGAACCCCGCGTAGGTGCAAGAACCCAGATGCAGTGAGAGATCTCCGATCCGTCCAATACGAGAACTTTCCGCGTTAGCTGGTAGAATGCGTGACGCAAACGAAGTTCATTCGATCTTTTACAGGCGACATCGATGATCGCCGCTATTTCTAGGAGTAAGAAACCTATGGCCAACAGCAAGGCTGTTGAATTTTTCTTTGATGAGGATTTCGGTATTACCGAGGCCGTTGCCACCATCGACAATGGTGATTTCGGCACCCGCACCATTCGCTTTGAAACGGGCCAGCTGGCTCGTCAGGCCGATGGTTCGGTGACCACCTACTTGGACGAGGAGACCATGCTCCTGTCCACCGTCACCGCTTCCAACCAGCCCCGCGAGGGCTTTGATTTCTTCCCGCTGACCGTCGACGTTGAAGAGCGTATGTACGCTGCGGGCAAGATTCCGGGTTCGTTCTTCCGCCGTGAGGGCCGCCCGTCTACCGATGCCATCCTGGCATGTCGTCTGATTGACCGTCCGCTGCGTCCGACCTTCGTCAAGGGCCTGCGCAACGAGGTACAGGTTGTTGTCACCGTCATGTCCTGGGATCCGAAGGACCGTTACGACGTTGTCGCAATCAACGGCGCGTCAGCTGCAACTCAGCTTTCCGGGCTGCCGGTCTCCGGCGCTGTCGGTGGCGTCCGCATCGCGCTTGTTGCTGATGACAAGCACCCAGAGGGTGCATGGGTCGCTTTCCCGACCGAGGAGCAGCACGAGCAGGCTCTGTTCGAGATGGTCGTCGCTGGCCGTATCGTCACCCGCAAGCGTCGCGGCAAGAACGTCGAAGATGTCGCCATCATGATGGTGGAGGCCGGAGCAGGGGAGACCGTCGTCAAGCGTATTGCTGACGGTGCACCGGCGCCGACCGAGGACATCGTCGCCGCTGGCCTCGAGGCAGCAAAGCCGCACATCAAGGTTCTGTGTGAGGCACAGAAGGGTCTGGCTGAGCGCGCAGCGAAGGAAACGCAGGAGTTCCCGCTGTTCCCGGCATACAGCGATGAGATTTTTAACGCAGTCGAGAAGAAGTCCGCTAAGAAGCTGGCCAAGCTGCTCACCATTCCGGGTAAGCAGGAACGAGATGACGCCACCAATGAGTACATGGAGGACGTCGAGGGGCAGCTGCTGGAGCGCTTCGTATCCGATGATGTCGACGAGCAAGCTGCATCTAAGCAGATTCGCGCTGCATACAACGCAGTGATGAAGCAGATTGTCCGTGAGAAGATTCTGGCTGAGGGCTTCCGCATCGATGGTCGCGGTGTCACCGACATTCGTGACCTGGGCGTTGAGGTCGGTCTGATTCCGCGTGCCCACGGCTCTTCGCTGTTTGAGCGCGGCGAGACCCAGATTCTGGGTGTCACCACTTTGGATATGCTGAAGATGGAGCAGCAGATTGACTCGCTGACTCCTGTTACCTCCAAGCGCTACATCCACCACTACAACTTCCCGCCGTACTCCACCGGCGAGACCGGTCGTGTTGGCTCTCCGAAGCGCCGCGAGATTGGTCACGGGGCACTGGCTGAGCGCGCTCTGCTGCCGGTCGTGCCGTCCCGCGAGGAATTCCCGTACACCATTCGCCAGGTCTCCGAGGCTCTTGGATCCAATGGTTCGACCTCCATGGGCTCGGTCTGTGCTTCGACTCTGTCGCTGTACAACGCCGGTGTGCCGCTGAAGGCTCCGGTTGCCGGTATCGCCATGGGCCTGGTTTCCGGCGAGGTTGACGGTGAGAACCGCTTCGTCGCACTGACCGATATTCTCGGTGCCGAAGACGCATTCGGTGACATGGACTTCAAGGTCGCTGGTACTGCGGACTTCATTACCGCACTGCAGCTGGACACCAAGCTCGACGGTATTCCGTCGAAGGTTCTGGCCGATGCTCTGTCCCAGGCTCGTGATGCACGTCTGGCCATCCTGTCCACCATGGCTGAGGTCATCGAGTCTCCGGACGAGATGAGTGGTCTCGCTCCGAAGATCACCACCGTTAAGGTTCCGGCTTCGAAGATCGGTGAGCTCATCGGTCCGAAGGGCAAGACCATCAACGGCATCACCGAGGAAACCGGTGCTGATATCTCTATCGAGGACGACGGCACCGTATTTGTCTCGGCAACTTCCGGTAAGGCCGCGGACGCTGCAATCGAGCAGATTAATGCCATTGCTAACCCGCAGCTGCCGAAGGTCGGCGAACGCTACCTGGGCACTGTCGTGAAGACTGTCGCTTTCGGTGCTTTTGTCTCCCTGACTCCGGGCCGTGACGGTCTGATCCACATCTCCAAGCTCGGTGGCGACAAGCGCATCGAGAAGGTCGAGGATGTCATCAATGTCGGCGACAAGATTCAGGTCGAAATCGCTGATATCGACAACCGCGGCAAGATCTCGCTGGTTCCGGTCGAAGACGATTAATGCTTGGCGACGGAGGATGTGCTTTAGGTAGCCTCCAACAACGCGTGTAGCGATGGCGCGGTTAGGTCACAAATTGACCTAACCGCGCTTTTGTTTTGGGTTAATCTCGGGTTTCGAAGGGATTAATTTTCGAACCCACGTGGAAGGTAATTTGCGCATGCAACTTGTCGCGCACGATCATGAATTCATCGACATTGCGGCCGGTGGCTATGTCGCAAGTATTTCCCAGTTCGGTGGTGGACCGAGATCACTGGAGTACTGTGGCCTGCCACTGCTGACTGACTATCCCAAAGGGTTCAATCCACCGTTGTCCGCAGGTACGCTCCTGGCTCCGTGGCCGAACAGGGTCGCTGACGGAGTATTCATCTTTGATGGGGAAGTCCATCGACTAGATATTTCGGAGCCGTCCCGGGCGAATGCTATTCACGGATTTGTTGCAGATCGCGTTTGGTCTGTGGTCGATTCTGATGACAGCAGCGTCACCTTGGGCGTGGAAGTTGAGCCGCAACCGGGCTGGCCTTGGGAACTCGGTATGACCGTGCGCTGGCAAGTCACGTCTGCAGATGGCCTATCGGCGGAGTTCACAGTGCATAATCGCAGCGATAGGGAGTGCCCGTTTGGTCTGGGCTGGCATCCCTATTTAAGCGCGTTGGGCGCTGACTTCGGCAGTTGCACACTACGGTTGCCCGTTGATAACAACCTGCCACTGGAGCCAATTCGAAACTTGCCCGCCGGCCCAGCGGTGCCAGCGGAGACAGTGGTTCCCAGCCTTCGAGAGGGGGTATCCCTGGATGGACTGTGGCTGGATCACTGCTTCTTTGCTGCCGCGGAGGCAGCGGGGAGTCACTCACCGTGCCGTCGTGAAGCACATTTGGTTGGACCAAATGGCAAGGGTGCTGTGCTCTGGGCCGATGATGAATTCCGCTTCTTCCAGGTCTATGTTGCCGACGCTGGACGACGAGAAGGATTTCCTGGGCACGGGAATGCGATTGCGGTGGAGCCAATGACATGTCCGCCGGATGCGCTACGCTCCGGTACCGGTTTGCTGCGAGTTCAGGCTGGAGAGACAACAACTCTTGCCATGGGACTGCGCGCGGAAACGGGCGGAAAATAGTTTTCCCAGCGCAGAAGAGTGCAGCCCCCTCAATCGGGTTAAAACCTTCTTAATTAATTCACCTGGAATTAAGAATGGAAAATACACTTGGGGACGAATGTAAAAGAATAGGTCTTCCTTTTGTTCCGGATAGTGGCTATCTGGCCCCACACTTCGGGGTAGGT
The sequence above is drawn from the Corynebacterium jeikeium genome and encodes:
- a CDS encoding 4-phosphopantetheinyl transferase, with amino-acid sequence MSVLADVQEYLARHLPAGSRLVIDSNAERPFSDAELQQLRSAELRLSDSAAPVRIRDFTRGRLAAHEAVQRLGEPAPHGIGMSTTGAPLWPRGVVGSISHCDGAVAAVSASAEQLQGIGIDVEVEQTLELGIIEAVLRTDEARLDPLVQFSAKESMYKLWEPIVGQWLDFDEVSVQLRKKRIAARGFSRGLTGGPLQLTFHREIPDAFCGVKGFWARGAGIVATAVWLEQS
- a CDS encoding phosphoesterase, translating into MTTSPQAQEQAAHQLSQAINRRMSKPIQQMQDMLADAKKVGVIAHVHPDADAIGAASAMVMALVQRGISAVASYGESDLPAKSLLTIPGWERFVEYTDLDEDIDTWVTVDCASPGRLGALEDRVMASDRVINVDHHATNTRFGSVNMVDERAESSTMVLLDFFGVWGIKLTTPMAHALYAGLLTDTASFQFGHSRMHTAAARLLDKGLNPRTIGAQLLEEHPFAYLPFLGKVLSTATLVPEWGDGAGLIHVVIEHDQTAEVGHDEIESVVDIVRTTNAADVCAVLKEYEPNQWAVSLRSRELVDVSQVALEIGGGGHERAAGLTRECSKDELLQAILDTSDVAAQARRGTSEA
- a CDS encoding MATE family efflux transporter codes for the protein MSDSREAQERTEIEQTGIEQTGIERTGIERTGHSAKSDVSLRAIVSLALPALGVLAAPALYVLLDTAVIGRLGAVQLAALAAGSTVFSVVTTQLTFLAYGTTARSARAFGRGNVDEAVEEGLQATWVAIFVGLSLFAIIVGLAPVFTGWLAPHPEVAHDAGQWLRVAAFAIPLTLIAQAGNGWLRGIQNTRAPLLFVLSGLVPAAIVIVPLVRAFGLEGSALAVLFGELITGGLFLRSLFKECSSRKLSMRPNGAIIKSQLVLGRDLIVRSLSFQVAFLSAAAVAGRVGPTTLGGHQVMLQLWNLISLVLDSLAIAAQTLVGAALGGSSTAVARWTGKRVTVWSSVIALGLAAVFAVGNASIVRIFTDATGVIDAVTAGPWWILVAMIPIGGVVFALDGVLLGAGDAAFLRNATVSAVLCGFLPPVWLAQAFGWGLTGVWCGLLAFMILRLIFVATRFRGEKWYGISA
- the rbfA gene encoding 30S ribosome-binding factor RbfA, with protein sequence MADPARARRLSKRIQEIVASAIEREIKDRRLEFVTITDCRVTGDLHDATVFYTVRGRTLDEEPDYESAAAALEKAKGQLRSLVGRGTGVRYTPTLAFEVDTVPEISAHLEELLDKTRARDAELAEQARNAKPAGDANPYRDEE
- a CDS encoding translation initiation factor IF-2; this encodes MSGKLRVHELAKQLGVTSKELLAELKAQGEFVKTASSTVEPPVVRKMKKVYEEKNAGAGADASAQAPTTKAAAKSGAKPAAKPGAKPAAPAAAKPGAKPAAKPGAKPAAPAAAKPGAKPAAKPGAKPAAPAAAKPGAKPAAKPGAKPAAPAAAKPGAKPAAPSRSPKPGQEMPRPPKPAGPKPGPKPGARAPRVANNPFSTGGSSRPAPRPSNMPRPQGGNGRPGPKPGARQGGPRPQGGNGRPGPKPGARQGGPRPQGGQGRGNKPSGNRPTPAMMPSHPNPGQMPAKASRGGGGGGFGGRGRGPGGPGGGPRGGRGGRRGGTAGAFGRPGGAPRRGRKSKRQKRNEYEAMQAPSVVGGVKLPNGKGTTIRLARGASLSDFAEKINADAASLVQALFNLGEMVTATASVSDETLQLLGDEMDYKVQVVSPEDEDRELLESFDLQFGEDEGDDEDLEQRPPVVTVMGHVDHGKTRLLDTIRKANVGGHESGGITQHIGAYQVPVELDGEKRKVTFLDTPGHEAFTAMRARGAKSTDIAILVVAADDGVMPQTVEAINHAKAADVPIVVAVNKIDKETADPQKIRGQLTEYGLTDEEWGGDTMFVDISAKQGLNIDQLLEAVLLTADASLDLRANPDMDAQGVAIEAHLDRGRGPVATVIVQRGTLRVGDSIVVGDAYGRVRRMVDEYGNDVDEAGPSRPVQVLGLTSVPGAGDNLLVVDEDRTARQIADRRDARRRNALQARRRKRVSLENLDEILKETNTLNLILKGDNAGTVEALEEALLKIEVDDEVALNIIDRGVGAVTQTNVTLAAASDAVIIGFNVRSEGKATEVANAEGVDIRYYTVIYRAIEDVEAALKGMLKPVYEEKEIGRAEIRAIFKSSAVGLIAGCMVESGKVRRNAKARLVRDGNVITDSATIESLKREKDDATEVAAGYECGMVLSYPDIQVDDVIEVYEMVEVPRT